A window of the Cucurbita pepo subsp. pepo cultivar mu-cu-16 chromosome LG01, ASM280686v2, whole genome shotgun sequence genome harbors these coding sequences:
- the LOC111788437 gene encoding uncharacterized protein LOC111788437, with product MESQRKKLLMGMIILTIFVSGSRAWTGEIHGRVICDVCSDSSIGPEDHVLQGAEVAVLCITRSGEVLNYQAFTNSKGIYTVAETMSESDRWDACLARPISSFHEHCTQLGANSSGVKFSYKHPSGHSHTVRPFVYRPSSVPTYCI from the exons ATGGAATCGCAGAGGAAGAAGCTATTGATGGGCATGATTATTCTCACCATCTTCGTTTCGGGTTCGAGAGCCTGGACCGGGGAAATCCATGGCCGAGTTATCTGCGATGTCTGTAGCGATTCTTCCATTGGCCCAGAAGACCATGTTCTCCAAG GTGCTGAAGTAGCTGTTCTGTGCATAACAAGATCAGGAGAAGTTCTAAACTACCAGGCATTTACAAACTCCAAAGGTATCTACACTGTTGCAGAGACGATGTCGGAGAGTGACCGATGGGATGCATGTCTTGCTCGGCCGATCAGCAGTTTCCATGAACACTGCACCCAACTGGGCGCCAATAGCTCGGGAGTGAAATTCAGTTACAAGCATCCATCTGGTCACTCTCACACTGTCAGGCCTTTCGTATATCGGCCGAGCAGCGTGCCAACATACTGCATTTGA
- the LOC111790824 gene encoding probable serine/threonine-protein kinase PBL23 isoform X1, whose translation MNCFQCCLTDKKVDRKSLKKSIKEYQDTKALTSFANISFKSDSSRRRYITEEIKKLGKGNITAQTFTFGDLTTATNNFDHENLLGEGGFGRVYKGIIESTKQVTAVKQLDRNGFQGNREFLVEVLMLSLLHHPNLVNLVGYCADGDQRILVYEYMAHGSLEDHLLDIAPDKTPLDWKTRMKIAEGAAKGLEYLHETANPPVIYRDFKASNILLDDEFNPKLSDFGLAKLGPTGDKSHVSTRVMGTYGYCAPEYALTGQLTTKSDVYSFGVVFLEIITGRRVIDNARPTAEQNLITWAQPLFKDRRKFTLMADPKLEGNYPVKALYQALAVAAMCLQEEAGTRPLISDVVTALEFLAANKDIDADVDDEEPGLISGAGLGSASPDRSSSNGDKNVDVEGE comes from the exons ATGAATTGCTTTCAATGTTGCTTGACAGACAAGAAAGTCGATAGAAAATCTCTGAAAAAGAGCATTAAGGAGTATCAGGACACAAAAGCTCTAACCTCTTTTGCCAACATTTCCTTTAAATCTG ATAGCAGTCGACGAAGGTACATAACTGAGGAGATAAAGAAGTTAGGAAAAGGAAACATCACAGCTCAAACTTTTACATTTGGTGATCTAACCACTGCTACTAATAACTTCGACCATGAAAATCTGTTGGGGGAAGGTGGTTTTGGAAGGGTGTACAAAGGCATCATTGAAAGCACAAAACAA GTAACAGCTGTGAAGCAACTCGACCGAAATGGATTTCAAGGAAACAGAGAATTCCTTGTAGAGGTTTTGATGTTGAGCCTTCTTCACCATCCCAATCTTGTGAATTTGGTTGGGTATTGTGCTGATGGGGATCAGAGGATCTTGGTTTATGAGTACATGGCTCACGGCTCCTTGGAAGATCATCTTCTTG ATATAGCGCCGGATAAGACGCCTCTGGACTGGAAGACGAGGATGAAAATTGCTGAAGGAGCAGCGAAAGGACTTGAATACTTGCACGAAACTGCGAATCCTCCTGTGATATATCGTGATTTCAAAGCTTCGAAcatattgttggatgatgaattCAATCCAAAGCTTTCTGATTTTGGTCTTGCAAAGTTAGGTCCTACTGGGGATAAATCTCATGTTTCCACTAGAGTGATGGGAACCTATGGTTATTGTGCTCCTGAATACGCACTCACAGGACAGTTAACGACGAAATCAGATGTTTACAGTTTTGGTGTCGTGTTTCTGGAGATAATAACTGGAAGACGAGTTATAGACAACGCGAGACCAACAGCAGAGCAAAACTTAATCACTTGG GCACAGCCTCTTTTCAAGGACAGAAGGAAATTTACACTCATGGCAGATCCAAAGCTAGAAGGAAACTATCCAGTGAAGGCTCTGTATCAAGCTCTGGCAGTGGCAGCTATGTGTTTACAAGAGGAAGCGGGTACACGGCCATTGATCAGTGATGTGGTTACAGCTCTCGAATTTTTAGCTGCAAATAAGGATATCGATGCAGACGTAGATGACGAAGAGCCAGGTTTGATATCGGGAGCAGGTTTGGGTTCAGCTTCTCCTGATAGAAGTAGTAGTAATGGTGATAAAAATGTTGATGTTGAGGGTGAGTGA
- the LOC111790824 gene encoding probable serine/threonine-protein kinase PBL23 isoform X2 encodes MLSLLHHPNLVNLVGYCADGDQRILVYEYMAHGSLEDHLLDIAPDKTPLDWKTRMKIAEGAAKGLEYLHETANPPVIYRDFKASNILLDDEFNPKLSDFGLAKLGPTGDKSHVSTRVMGTYGYCAPEYALTGQLTTKSDVYSFGVVFLEIITGRRVIDNARPTAEQNLITWAQPLFKDRRKFTLMADPKLEGNYPVKALYQALAVAAMCLQEEAGTRPLISDVVTALEFLAANKDIDADVDDEEPGLISGAGLGSASPDRSSSNGDKNVDVEGE; translated from the exons ATGTTGAGCCTTCTTCACCATCCCAATCTTGTGAATTTGGTTGGGTATTGTGCTGATGGGGATCAGAGGATCTTGGTTTATGAGTACATGGCTCACGGCTCCTTGGAAGATCATCTTCTTG ATATAGCGCCGGATAAGACGCCTCTGGACTGGAAGACGAGGATGAAAATTGCTGAAGGAGCAGCGAAAGGACTTGAATACTTGCACGAAACTGCGAATCCTCCTGTGATATATCGTGATTTCAAAGCTTCGAAcatattgttggatgatgaattCAATCCAAAGCTTTCTGATTTTGGTCTTGCAAAGTTAGGTCCTACTGGGGATAAATCTCATGTTTCCACTAGAGTGATGGGAACCTATGGTTATTGTGCTCCTGAATACGCACTCACAGGACAGTTAACGACGAAATCAGATGTTTACAGTTTTGGTGTCGTGTTTCTGGAGATAATAACTGGAAGACGAGTTATAGACAACGCGAGACCAACAGCAGAGCAAAACTTAATCACTTGG GCACAGCCTCTTTTCAAGGACAGAAGGAAATTTACACTCATGGCAGATCCAAAGCTAGAAGGAAACTATCCAGTGAAGGCTCTGTATCAAGCTCTGGCAGTGGCAGCTATGTGTTTACAAGAGGAAGCGGGTACACGGCCATTGATCAGTGATGTGGTTACAGCTCTCGAATTTTTAGCTGCAAATAAGGATATCGATGCAGACGTAGATGACGAAGAGCCAGGTTTGATATCGGGAGCAGGTTTGGGTTCAGCTTCTCCTGATAGAAGTAGTAGTAATGGTGATAAAAATGTTGATGTTGAGGGTGAGTGA